In the Candidatus Eisenbacteria bacterium genome, one interval contains:
- the ruvC gene encoding crossover junction endodeoxyribonuclease RuvC has translation MIVLGVDPGENVTGFCIIEEASAGPRWISGGKIEPPKDAPFPARLLATYRHVKKVVFEYEPDEVAMEGIVHAKNVRSTAGMAQVRGVIALAAAERDLSVFEYTPSEIKQSVVGNGAASKQQVQYMVERIMKTGRSLSPDEADALAVGLCHLHRSGRVGRNLGNLLRTGRSRTSFKNLRRLEESKT, from the coding sequence GTGATTGTTCTCGGTGTTGACCCCGGAGAAAATGTTACCGGCTTCTGCATCATTGAAGAAGCCTCGGCGGGCCCGAGATGGATTTCCGGAGGGAAGATAGAGCCCCCGAAGGACGCCCCTTTTCCAGCAAGACTGCTCGCAACCTACAGACACGTTAAGAAAGTAGTCTTCGAGTACGAACCCGACGAAGTGGCCATGGAAGGAATCGTGCACGCCAAGAATGTGCGCTCGACAGCCGGCATGGCACAGGTGAGAGGCGTGATTGCTCTCGCCGCCGCTGAAAGAGACCTGAGCGTTTTCGAGTACACCCCTTCAGAGATAAAACAGTCGGTCGTGGGGAATGGCGCTGCTTCAAAGCAGCAGGTTCAGTACATGGTTGAGAGAATAATGAAGACCGGCCGGAGCCTCTCTCCGGATGAGGCGGATGCACTTGCAGTCGGCCTCTGCCATCTTCACAGGAGCGGGAGAGTCGGACGAAATCTTGGCAATCTTCTGAGAACCGGGAGATCCAGAACCTCATTCAAGAATCTGCGCCGGCTTGAGGAGTCCAAGACTTGA
- the ruvA gene encoding Holliday junction branch migration protein RuvA: MISIVKGIVAEKSPTRVVVDVNGVGYCVSIPISTFNKIGAVGDEVSLLTHLIVREDALQLYGFFTGKEKELFELLISISGIGPKIGLGILSSCNVESLESAIANGDLDTLTAVSGVGKKTAQRIIVELKDKVDASLARGEVVHRKGGPDTEKLEDAVVALVSLGFTRAQALNSVKKSLEGAEQELSLEELVKTALASPSKGG, translated from the coding sequence TTGATTTCCATTGTGAAGGGAATTGTTGCCGAGAAGAGCCCAACCAGGGTGGTGGTCGATGTGAATGGGGTCGGGTACTGCGTGAGCATCCCGATCTCTACGTTCAACAAGATTGGTGCCGTAGGGGATGAAGTTTCCCTTCTCACTCACCTGATTGTCAGAGAAGACGCTCTTCAACTCTACGGGTTTTTCACCGGGAAGGAGAAGGAGCTTTTTGAACTTTTGATATCCATCAGCGGGATTGGGCCTAAGATCGGGCTTGGAATCCTGTCGAGCTGCAATGTCGAATCCCTTGAGAGCGCCATTGCCAATGGGGACCTCGATACCCTCACCGCGGTTTCCGGAGTCGGGAAAAAGACTGCACAGAGAATCATAGTTGAGCTCAAGGACAAGGTTGACGCAAGCCTCGCACGTGGTGAGGTTGTCCACAGGAAAGGCGGACCAGATACGGAGAAGCTGGAAGATGCGGTCGTGGCGCTGGTCTCCCTGGGTTTCACGAGAGCTCAAGCTCTCAACTCCGTAAAGAAGAGTCTTGAAGGTGCGGAACAGGAGCTCTCACTTGAGGAACTTGTCAAGACCGCTCTTGCATCTCCCTCAAAGGGAGGGTAG